The following are encoded together in the Cyanobacteriota bacterium genome:
- the pds gene encoding 15-cis-phytoene desaturase, translating into MRVAIAGGGLAGLACAKYLSDAGHIPIVLESRDVLGGLVAAWQDDDGDWYETGLHAFFGAYPNMLQLLKELGIEDRLQWKQHTLIFNQPEKPGTYSRFDVPDIPAPFNVIMSILRNNDMLTWEQKLRFAIGLLPAVVRGQRYVEDMDRYTLLEWLRNQGIDDRVNSDIFIAASKALTFINPDEVSATIPLTALNRFLQERYGSKIAFLDGSPTERLCQPLVDYITARGGEVRLNSPLKQIVLNADNTVQHFLIHGLQGAADYTVTADCYVSAMPVDVMKVLMPAAWAELDFFRKLEGLEGVPVINLHLWFDRKL; encoded by the coding sequence ATGCGTGTTGCGATCGCAGGTGGCGGATTAGCAGGACTTGCCTGTGCTAAGTATCTCTCGGATGCGGGGCACATACCAATTGTGTTAGAGAGCCGAGACGTGCTAGGTGGGCTGGTAGCCGCTTGGCAAGATGACGACGGTGATTGGTATGAAACTGGGCTACATGCCTTCTTTGGTGCTTATCCCAACATGCTGCAACTGTTGAAGGAACTAGGTATTGAAGATCGGCTGCAATGGAAGCAGCATACGTTGATTTTCAACCAACCAGAAAAGCCTGGTACCTATTCCCGCTTTGATGTTCCAGACATTCCAGCTCCTTTTAATGTCATCATGTCGATTCTTCGTAACAATGACATGTTGACATGGGAGCAAAAGCTGCGCTTCGCGATCGGCCTGTTACCTGCTGTGGTAAGGGGCCAACGATATGTGGAAGATATGGATCGGTACACGTTGTTGGAATGGCTACGGAATCAAGGCATTGACGATCGGGTCAATTCTGATATTTTTATTGCTGCTTCTAAAGCCTTGACCTTTATCAATCCTGATGAAGTATCGGCAACCATTCCCCTAACTGCCTTAAACCGCTTCTTGCAGGAGCGTTATGGCTCCAAAATTGCCTTTCTGGATGGCTCACCTACCGAGCGTCTCTGTCAACCTCTAGTAGACTACATCACTGCCCGGGGTGGTGAGGTACGTCTTAATTCACCCTTGAAGCAGATTGTGTTGAATGCTGATAACACCGTTCAACACTTCTTAATTCACGGCTTACAGGGTGCAGCAGATTACACCGTTACGGCTGACTGCTATGTATCAGCGATGCCTGTGGATGTCATGAAGGTATTGATGCCTGCTGCGTGGGCTGAGCTTGACTTTTTCCGAAAGCTGGAAGGCTTGGAAGGGGTACCCGTTATCAATCTGCACCTGTGGTTCGATCGCAAACTG